The Verrucomicrobium spinosum DSM 4136 = JCM 18804 DNA segment GGGTAGGGGACTATGGGGGGCGGGGGGGGGGGCGGTTGCAGCCTGCGCTTGGTTACGTGCGCAGTTCATTGGTGAATAAGTTGCCATTCTTGGTTGCCGCTCAATCGCTCGCGAAGGTTGTTGGATTTCACCTTTTGAGTTGGGCGGATGACGTGTGGGAAGGTGTCGAGAAGCCACCTGCCGAAGCGCATACTGAAAGCTTTGAGTGGGTCGGTCGACGAGGCAAAGTGGCTGAATTCTGCCACGAAGAGCTCTGGATGCTTACTCCTGAACTCTCGCTCGACAGTGTGGGAGTCGAAGCGATCGGCCTGGGCAGTGAGGATGGAAAGAACATGGTGAGCAGTGACGTAGTTCATTTGACCGTTGTGTGTCTGGTTAACTGTTCGAGTCCGGGCAGGACTCTTCCCCCCCCTGCTTAATACGGGGAAGCGGGCGTTTTCCACTGCGGTTTCTGGGAGAACGGTTGGTTTTGTTTCCGTTTCCCCACGCTCCCATCGTGATGGTTGGGTTGGTTTGTAATCAGCGGACACCATGCCGTGTTCGTTCTCGAGGTCTGGTTAGCTCCAGTCATCAGGTCCTGTCGTGTTATACAAGCCCGTCCATCCGGACGCCACAACTTCAAGACGGTCTTTCAAGCGCCTGATCTCGTCGCGCATCTCGAAGCCATGAAAACCAGTCGGTTCGTGCTTTGGGATGAGTGCCTGAATGCGGAAAACATCCCTCGCAGGGGCAAACGTGTGGCGCTCATGATCAGGCGTCTTCTGGTTGCGTCTCATCGAGGAATGCTGAAAACGATGGGAACTGCTCCCGGAACTCGTAGCCCTCCATGTAATGGATCTGTCCAAATCTGCCGTCAGAAACATCGATGTAGAGGTAACCGCCCAACAGATTCCCACCGATATGCATCAGCGACTTTTCCGGAATGCCAATCCGCTTCTGATCGTCATTCTGCAAAATGTCATCAGCGGTCAGAAGGGAATCGACGACACCTGAGCGGGGCGGGAGGAAAAGCCGGGCGTGATCGAGGAAGCTATCGCGATGATCCACCAGAAAACTCCGATAGTCCTCTGGCAGGCGAATCCCCAGTCGTTTTTCAAGTTCCAGAACAGGCTCGTACATGTGTTGGCAGTGGTGATTAACGACCCAAACTCCGGGACCCGGCCCTCGGGAAGCCACGATGGCAATAGCAGCCAGATGGCCGGGTACGCTGCAGCGCATGGTCAGGCGTTGCGATCATGTTTGATGAAGCGTCGACAGTCGAGTTGGTAGCCGAGATGCTCGTAGAAAGCATGTGCGTCCGGACGATGGTCGCCGCTGGTAACCTCGATGCGGGCGCATCCATGTGCCCGGGCAAACTCTTCGGCAGCCGCCACAAGCAACCGACCGATGCCGCGCTGGCGAAAAGTGGGCGCTACAACCAGGCTCGTGATGCGACCAAGGAATCCATCGGCATGAAACAATGGGATGCAATGAAAAGAGGCAACGCCAGCAATACGTTGCGTTGAGGCGGCAACGAAAACGGCGGTGGTGGCAGAAGCCTCGCAATCGATGATGCGTTGCGCAACGCTCGCGACTGGCGAGGGATAGCCAAGGGTCGCGAGCAATTCAGCGACGGCGGGAGCATCGTCCGGCTGCGCGCTCCGAATCACGGCTGGTAATGTTTCAGGTGGGTGGTCGGTGATTGCTTTCACAAGAGACGAGTGACGCCTGCCGAATAATTATGCCAATGAACCCCTGTCCACCCCGGCCATCGGCCGTTACGCAGACAGCGGCAGCTCCGGGGATGTTCAGGGTAGATCTGGTTGGGAAACTGACACAGGGGCAATTTTTGTCACGGAGTTCCTCTATCTGTGAGGGGGGGAGTAGGGGTGTGAGTAGCATCCAATTGGGGTGTGATGCCCATGGGTGACATCCGTCTCCCGTCTGATTGGGCGGGTCGGAACGTATGAGGGCGAGGAGGGAGGCTTCTGCAACAGGCGATGCTCCAACTGAACCGGCGGGACGCCGGTAGCACGCCCCGGCTGGAAGCCGGTGTTACGGGCGAACAATCCGGACCGCGCTTTTACAAACGCAGCCACGAGCGCCTCTGCCGCAGTTGTTCGTAGTACAAACTTTAGTTTGCTCAGGACGCGCAACCCCTGATCGACTGAGGCAAACTGAAGTTTGAACTACAAACAGCTTCGGGCAGGCTGAAGCCTGTGCTCACTACAGCTCCCGCGCCCCACCACCTTGACGCACCGACGCACCGACGCACCGACGCACCTGCGCACCTGCGCACTGGGCCGAAGGCACCTTGCCAGAGAATCTGCGCCGCCCAGGAGGGGTGCGCTGCGGTGCACTTGTTCGGTCTTGCTGCTCACTTGTTTGCGCCATACCGCTTTACCTCCTCCGAAAGCTTTTTCACCGTCTTCTTCTGGAGTTCCACCTGCACAACAGCCGTTCCTTCATAGCCGTTGTCACCCGCTTTGCCCGCGTGTGGTCCGCTGATCTTCAGGTGCAGGATGTGGCCCGCCTTCCAAGCAACCGGATAGATCCAAGGATTGTCTTCTCCTGCAGCAATCTCGGGCATCGGGATCTGTTGAAAGCCTTTGCCGTCCCAAGCGAAAAGGCAGGTCCGAAACAGCTTTGAATATCCGGCTGAAATCGCGAGAATACGCGAGTCCGGGCTCCATCTAAGGTGCTCAGGATAGAATTCAAGAATGTCGGTTCCGTCGATTCTCGGTGGGGAGGAGAAAAGGATCTTCTCCTCCTTGCCTCTAATCTCCAATCGCTTCGTGTTCGTGTTGGCCACCTTGGCGACGGTCACGCGGAATTCACCATCTGGAGATGCCGTGCGGGCGGCTTCCGGCACATCTTCCGCGAAGAGCGATACTGTCAGAGCAAGGATTGCAAGCAGTTTGATCATGTAGTTACTTCAACAAGTGACTGTGCCAATACTTTCTATGCATCCCGGTCGTCGAGGCAAACATCAATAGGAACAACACCATCCTTCGTCTTAATGAAATCGCCAGGCGTTACATTCCTGGCAAAAATCCCATCCACGCGTCGCCAATCATTCAAGGTTACTTGTGAAAAGCCAAAGCTTTGCATGCACTCGGTCATTTCCTCAGTGGATGGGTGAGGCGAAGAGGGGTCGGCAGCTTCGCGCCATGGTTGAGAAGTAATGACAATACTTCCATCAGTAAGGTAGCCAGGGCGTGTCGCTTTGATTGCCCTGTTGCGCTCCGTGTCTTTCCACACCAAGTGTTTGGAGCCGACGTAAAGCGGCTCTCCATACTTGTTAAAAACCTCTTCTATTGTCATGGAATCGACCTTAAATTGGTTCTTCTGTTCTCTCGAAGACTGACGGTTGTAGCGCTTGGTCAGGAGCCTTGGAGTTCATGGCAGATACGGTCGAATCGCTCGAAGTACTGACGTTGGAGTGCGGCAGTCGCGAGTGAAAAAGATTCGTGGGTGAAGGGAAGGGACAGCTCTGCCGCAAGCTGCGCTCCCTCGCGTTTAAAGCTGGGATAGAGATCGCGGGCGGTGGCGAGGTCTCCGGCGTTGCGCATGCCATAGTCCGCAACCCAGAGGCAGTAGATCAGGCGCTCACGTGCCGTAAGGCCGCTAACACCAGTGCTGGCCTTTTTCTCGATGACGGCGTCACCGGCATCAATAATCCACGTCTCATGGTCGTACGATGTCTTCATGTTACTAATGCTCCCAAGGTTTGCGATAGCCGGAGCGTTCGTGGCAGGGAAAGGTTGCGCAGACAGGGGCTGCATTCCGGTGGCCCCGCGTGTGGCATGGGTTGAGAATCTTGCACCTGGTCTTGTTTTGTCACGAGTTTTTGCGACCGGGTTGCCCCGCACGCATTCGTTGGCCTTCATGCGGCTGGGGATGAGAATATTGCTTCCTGTTTGATGAGGCTGATGAACCATCAGTCCAGCCCCCGCAGGCTGAAGCCCTGTGCTCCTTAAAGCTCCCGCCCCCAACACCTTGACGCACTGCCCACTGGCGCACCGACGCACTGGGGCCGAAGGCCTGACCGCGTTTTTACAAACGCAGCTACGAGAGCCAATGCATCAACGCATCCCGCCGCGTTTTTTCCGCCTGCCGCCCCGCGCCCTCAGCCTCCGCAGGCTGAAGCCTGTACTCCGTCCAACTCCGGATCCAACACCTTGACGCACTGCCCACCGACGCACCGACGCACTGGCGCCGAAGGCCTGACCGCGTTTTTACAAACGCAGCTACGAGAGCCAATGCATCAACGCATCCCGCCGCGTTTTTTTCCGCCTGCCGCCCCGCGCCCTCAGCCTCCGCAGGCTGAAGCCCTATACTCCGTCCAACTCCGGATCCAACACCTTGACGCACTGCCCACCGACGCACTGGGGTCGAAGGCCTGACCGCGTTTTTACAAACGCAGCTACGAGAGCCAATGCATCAACGCGTCCCGCCGCGTTTTTTTCCGCCTGCCGCCCCGCGCCCTCAGCCTCCGCAGGCTGAAGCCCTATACTCCGTCCAACTCCGGATCCAACACCTTGACGGACTGACGGACTGACGCACTGACGGACTGACGCACTGACGCACTGACGCACTGACGCACTGACGCACTGACGCACTGACGCACTGACGCACTGACGCACTGACGCACTGACGCACTGACGCACTGACGCACTGACGCACTGACGCACTGACGCACTGACGCACTGACGCACTGACGCACTGACGCACTGCCCACTGCCCACTGCCCACTGCCCACTGCCCACTGCCCACTGCCCACTGCCCACTGCCCACTGCCCACTGCCCACTGCCCACTGCCCACTGCCCACTGCCCACTGCCCACTGCCCACTGCCCACTGCCCACTGCCCACTGCCCACTGCCCACTGCCCACTGCCCACTGCCCACTGCCCACTGCCCACTGCCCACTGCCCACTGCCCACTGCCCACTGCCCACTGCCCACTGCCCACTGACGCACTGCCCACTGACGCACCGACGCACTGCCCACTGACGCACTGCCCACTGCCCACTGCCCACTGACGCACCGACGCACCGACGCACCGACGCACCGACGCACCGACGCACCGACGCACTGCCCACTGGCGCACCTACGCCAAACTGGTCAAAAAAGAGCCCTTTTTGGTCTAAATATCACAAATTCTTGTCCAATAGGCACAAGAAAAACTATCCATTTGGCTAGATGATTCATTGTGCGGTACCGTGAGGCATGAGGTAATCCCTTATGCGTCTCTTGGATCGGACTTATGCCAGCTTCCATCGTCATGACCTCTGCGCCCCGTTCCCTCCGGCTGACACCCCACCAACGCCAGACCATGGCTGCACTGGCTGAGAAGCTGGACTCGGCGCAGGAGCACGCCACCGTCGTCCTCACCGAGACGGAGGAGATGCTTTCCAAGCGGGCCAAGGCCATCCTCATGATGGAGTCTGGCCGGGATCGTGGAGAGATCTGCCGCGAGCTCAAGCTGGGCAACTCTGAGCTCACCCGGGTGCGGCATCGCTTCCTCCTGCTCGGCCTTTCCGGCCTTCACGATGTCAGTTCCCAGCCTTCGTATCGCCCCACTGCGACCGGGATGATCAGCCGGACGGTGGCCCCTGTTTTGACTCCACCCCGGCCCGTGACGGCAGCGGTTCACCCGCCTGCCGCCCCAGTGGGCCACAGTCCCATTCAAGCTCCTCCCTCGACACCCATGCCCCACCTCCGCTCCGACAAAATGAATGCCGCCAATGCGGCCGGGCGTTTCCAAGCCTTGCGGGCGCTACTGGGCATCAGCCGCCCGCAACTGGCCCAGTGGCTGGGAGTCACGCGCCAGTACATCACCAAGATCGAGGGAGGCATGCCCCCCTCCAAGCCCGTGATGCTGCTGGTGGAGCGGCTGGAAGAGGAGGCTCGCCAGAATGCCGACCTCAACGGAAAGCCCCGGGATGTGGAGCCAGTGTCCCGCGGTTTCGCCATCGCCGGTGCAGCCCTGGAAACCCTCTCCCGTGCGCAAATTGCCTCCCTGCAAAACTCCGGCGGCGCCCATGCTGCTCAGCCCACGCGCCTGACACCCCGTGCCAGCGGTGTGCAGGTGGAGGCCCCCGTCTTTTCCGCCCGCTCTGTCCCGTTGCTGGCCATGCATGAGGCCGCGGATCTGCCCACCCCTGCTGTGGCCGCCCATCATGGGCGTCAGCATCTCGCCTTTGTGGTGGAGGATGAGCAGGCCTTTGCCGTCCGCATCAACGGCGAAGCCATGGCCCCGCATTATCCTGAGGGCTGCATCGCCATCATCTGCCCCGGCCTCCCCAGCCGCAATGGCGACCTCGTCCTCGCGCGTCTCAGAGACGAGCGCGGTGGTGGCACCATCCTCCGCCTCGTCCACTTCATCCAGGACGGCGAGAGCCTCGTCCTCACCAGCACCCACGCCGCGTATCCGCCGCTCACAGTGCAGAAGGAGGACCTGCTGTGGCTGGCTCCGGTGACCGTGAGCTTGCGGCATTTGAGGTAGGAAGTTCTTCGTTCTTGGTTCTTGGTTCTTGATTGAGCCTGATTTCTCCACCAGCCCTGGCGCGAGCCTTTACACGGAGTTTGGATGTCCTCTCCCCCTGCTCCCAGGCAACAGACAGGCAACAGACAGGCAACAGCGTGACCGCTCGTCTGAGGTCCAGAGGATGTCCGCAGCAGGGTTGGAGTACCGCCTTTAGGCGGAATCAGTCGCCAGAGCTGGGCGTGGCCACCAATCTCTATCACTTCCGCTCCACCCACCACACCCTCCGTACACTTTCCGTCAGTCGAGGTGCCTCCTCGCGTCACCTTCAGCCCAAGCGCCCAATACCCCGCCTAAAGGCGGAACTCCAACCCCGGTGCGATCTCTTTCAGGCAGCAGGGATACGTCATCGCGTTGCTCACGTTTCCTCATTCCTGCCGGGCACACTCGTCCTTGCTCCCAGAAAGCAAACCACAGAAGCTTCAGATGGTGCCTGCCAAGGAAACTGGGGGGAAGCATAGACTGACAGGCTTCAGATGGCCTCTGCCTGGGAAGCTCGGGGAGCGCACGCATCCTGCGTGCTGTTTGCAGCCTCTTGCCGCGAACGTCAGTCTCGCAGGTTCCTTGGCAGGCCCTAGCTGGAGCTTCTACGGTATCTCCACGCCCACCCACCTCCACCTACTCTGAGTCTGCCAGTTTCAACAGCCATTTTTCAAACGATGTCGCCTGCATCCGGCAATTGCGCCTGATATGATCCGCGACAAAAACAGGAGTCATCGGTATGTCCAGGTCGAAAAACACTTCGTTGCCAGCGCGATCAAGCGCGAAGACAAAGAAGACGCTTTCGAGCGGCCGTCCCAGCCAGCTCTTGCTCCTCCGGCGCATGTTTTCGGAAATGAGCTGGTCAGCATCCAGGAAAAGGCCGGGCAATTGATGACTCCATTTTGAGAGAATGAACCGCCGATAGTCCGGCGGCATGCGGATGCCCAAGGTAACCAGCGTTATAGTCTGATCTAACTCCCCACATCATTCGCGCCGTGGTTGGAGTTCCGCCTTTAGGCGGGTCAATGGACATCGTGCCCACGACTCTCTCCTCAGCCCCCGCTTGAATGACTCTGGGCCTGCAAGTCCTGAGCTTCCACTGATTCCGCCTAAAGGCGGTACTCCAACCCCGGCCCGATCCTTTACAGAAAGCACCTTCACTTCACCCCGCTGCTCTCATCTTGCCCAGAACGCTGGGTGGATGGGCACCTTCCAAACAACATCTCCCCACCCACCACCCCAACCAAGAACCAAGAACCAAGAACCCACTTGCGACCCACCCCTGACCCACCTACCACTTACCTTTTACCGCTCACCGCTCACCGCTCACCGCTCACCGCTCACCGCTCACCGCTCACCGCTCACCGCTCACCTCCCACCGAAAATGCCGACCTTCCTCCACACCGCCGACTGGCAACTGGGCAAGCCCTTTGCCCGGGTGGAGGATGATGCCAAGCGTGCTTTGCTCCAGCAGGAGCGGATCGAGGTGCTCCGGCGCATCGGCACCCTGGCGCGGGAGCGCAAGGCCGCGTTCATCCTCGTGGCGGGGGATCTCTTTGACTCCACCACGCCCTCCAAGTCCACCGTCGCGGCCGCATGCAGCGCCATCCGGGAGATGGGCGTGCCGGTGTATGCCATCCCCGGGAACCACGACCATGGCGGCGTGGGCAGTGTGTGGACCCAGCCCTTCTTTGAGCTCACGCGGCAACAGCTCGCGCCGAATCTGCACCTCCTCCTCGAACCCCGTCCCATCGAGCTGGACTCGGCCATCCTCCTCCCGTGCCCGCTGCTGCGCCGTCATGAGGTGACCGACCCCACCGCGTGGTTGCGCAATCCCGAGCTCACAGACTCCCTGCCCGCCGACAAGCCGCGCATCGTCCTTGCGCATGGCAGCATCCAGGGCTTTGGCTCGCAGGAGGACGATGACGAACTGGGGGCCGGCTCCGGGACTGCCGCGGGCATCGCCAATTTCCTCGATCTCACCCGCCTGCCTGCCGGATCCTGCGACTACCTCGCGCTGGGTGACTGGCATGGGATGAAGGAAATTACGCCCGGTGCCTGGTACGCGGGCACACCGGAGCGCGACCGCTTCCCCAAAGGGGAGGGCAATCAGCCCGGTCACGTCCTCTGCGTCACCGTGGAGCGCGGCTCTGCCCCGGTGGTGGAGCCAGTGGCCACTGCCCGCTTCGGCTGGCATCAGATCGAGCAGGAATTTCGCGATGACTCCGACCTGGAGGCCTGCGCCGCGCGGGTGGAGGAGCTGCTCGCCGGACGTTCCGGGGCGGACCTGTTGAGGCTCGAACTCCGCGGCCGTCTCGGCATGGACGCCATGACCCGGCTGGAGACCCTGCTGGAGCTCTGGCAGTCCCGGCTGCTACGGCTGAAGCTCAGCAACCAGACCCGGCTGGCCCCCTCCGACGCGGAGGTGGAGGCGCTGACCCGCCGCGCGGGTGATCCGCTCATCTCCCGCGTGGCCATGCGTCTCGTCGCCCGGGCCGCAGGCGCGGATGAGAACGCGGCCGCCGTGGCCCGCATCGCCCTGCGGGAGCTCCACGCACAGACTGCCGGGATGCCCCGTGCACTTTCCTGAAACCCATCCCCCTGCATGCGCTTCAAGTCCATCACCGTCCGCAACTACCGGGTCCACCGGGAGGTGACGGTCCCGCTGGACCCGATGCTGAACGTGATCGGCGGCCCCAATGAGGCGGGCAAGAGCACGCTGCTGGAGGCCGCGCGTTATGCCCTCTTCCTCAGGGCCAGGGGCGGCGGCGAGACGCAGCGGAGCATGCACTCCCTCACCCACCCAGGCGGGCATCCGGAGGTGGAGATCGAGTTCGAGATCGCCGGCACGGACTACCGTCTGGCCAAGCGCTTCAGCGGGGCCAGCGGCACGGCCGTGCTCACCCAGGCCGGCGGCAGCACCTGGCAGGCGGAGGAGGCCGAGGAAAAACTCAGCGCGCTCCTCGGCGTGGAGATCATCAGCGGGCGGGGTGCGGGCGAGAAAGTCGAGCAGCAGTGGGCGCACCTCCTCGTCAGCCAGGGGCGCTCCGGCAGCTCGCCCGTGGAGTATGCCAATGCCCAGCGGGATCAGTTGTTCACCCGTCTGCAGTCGCTCGGTGGCGCGGCCGTCATGCAGTCAGAGACGGATGCTGCCGTGGCCGGTCGTTTCCGCGATCTGGTGGAGGAATGGTTCACCAAAAACGGAGAGCCCCGGGTGGGCTCAGACTTCGGTCGCGCCGATATCGCGGTGAAGCAGGCAGAAGAGGCCGCCACGCAGGCCGCCGCCCAGTTGCGCAAGCTGGAGGAGGCCGCACAGCAGCACCAGCAGGCGGAGGCCGTGCTGGCCAGCGCGAAGCCGGAGCTGGAACGTCTCCGCTCAGAACTGCAGGCCGTGACCCAGCAGCTCAGCCGGGTGAAAGAGCTGCAGCAGCGGCAATCGACCCAGCAGACCGCGGTGCTGCATGCCGCCACCACCCACGAAAATCTGCAAAAAGGCGAGAGCGAGATCGAGCAGCTCCGCACTCAGGTGGCCCAGCTCCGCGAGGCCATGACCCCACGGGAGCAGGCCCTGGCCACGCTGAAGGCGCGGGTCGAGGAAACTCAGAAACTGGCGCAAGATCGCGAGAGCGAGCGCCACAAGCTGGATGCCACCCTGCGGGAGGCCCGCCTGCGTGCGGACGCCGCCCGCACCCAGATGGAGTGGCTCGAGAAATCCCAGGCCCTGGAGGCCCTCCGCCAGCGCATGGAGCAGGTGCGGACCCTCGCCGCCCGGCAGAAGGAGGAGGAGCAGGCCCTGGCCCGCCTGCCGCAGGTGGATGCCGCGAAGCTCAAGTCCCTGCGCAAGCTGGAGACAGACTGGATGCAGGCCGACGCCGCGCTCCAGGCCATGGCCACAGGCATCGAGGTGCTCGCCAGTGACCAGCCCATCCACCTCGGCGGCACGCCGCTCGCTCCGGGTGAGACGCGAGTTGTTTCCTCAGACGCGGAGCTGGGCATCGGCTCCGGCGTGAAGCTGCGCATCCATCCCGGCGGGGGCAGCTCCCTGGTGCAGGCCCAGCAGCGGAGGGAGAAGGCCCGCGCCGCCCTGCAGGATGACCTCGATCAATCCGGCCTGGATTCCGTGCAGGCCGCGGTGGAGGTCGCCACCCAGCGCCAGTTGAAGGAGGGCGGGATCGGCGCGCTCAAGGCGCAACTCGACGGACTCGGCGCTGGCAAAATAGGCCGCGAACTGGCCGCCGCCGAGCAGGAGGAAGCCCGCGTGCTGGCCGAACTGGAGCGCCGTCGGGCCGCGTGCTCGGATCTGCCCACTGTGGCCGATCTGGCCGGGGCCCGCGCCTTGACCGCGACCACCGGAGCCACCCTGCGCGAGCTGGAGATTCAGGAAACCACCCTCAAGGGCGTGCTGGATGCCAGCAGCCGCGCCGCGCGTGAGGCCGCCACCCAGCATGACAGGCAGCACCAGGCGCACCAGGCAGAGAAGGACCAGCTCACCACCCGCGAGGCCCAGCTCGCCCAGATGGTGAAGATGCACGGCGATGACGCCGAGCGCACCGCGAGACTACAGGAGGCCCTCACGCACCGCCGCGAGTTCGAGGAGCAACTCGCCCGCACCCAGCGGGAACTCACCGCCCTCCAGCCAGATTTGCTCGCCGGGGATGAGCTGCGGCTCAAGCGCTCCATTAAAATCAAGGATGAAGCTGTCAGTCAGGCTGCTATCGACCAAGGTGCAAGCCTGCAAATCCTCCGCAGTGAGGGCACCCTGGACCCCCACGCCGCCATGGCCGTGGCCGATGCCCGGCTCACCGAGGCCCGGCGCCAGCGCGAGCACGCCCGGCGTCGCAGCCAGGCCGTGCAGCTCCTGCATGAGCTCTTTCAGGAGGAGCAGAGCTCCCTTGCCAGGCAGTTCACCCAGCCGCTTGCGGAGAAGGTCTCCGGCTACCTCCAGTGCCTCTTCGGCCCGGAAACCACGGTGCAGGTGAAGCTCGGCGCGGACAACAAGTTCGAGGGGCTGGAGATCGTCCGCCCGGATCGCCAAAGCGGCGCGCTGGGCTTCGATGTCCTCAGCGGCGGCGCGCGCGAGCAGGTCGCCGCGGCTCTGCGTCTCGCCATGGCCGAGGTCCTCGCTGCCGGGCAGCCGGACAAGTGCCTCCCGCTGGTCTTCGATGACGCCTTTGCCTACTCGGATCCCGGCCGGGTGCGGACCCTTCAGCGCATGCTGGACCTGGCCGCCACGCGCGGACTCCAGGTCATCGTGCTCACGTGCAATCCGGCGGATTACGCGACCCTCGGCGCCCGGGAGTTCCGGCTGCCAGAGCCCACCCGGACCGCTTCTGTGCCACTGGCACCCATTGAGTCAACCTCGACATAGGGATAGGTAAGTCCTGCTTGTCGGCCGGGGTGGCTGTGCTCTATCCTGCCCCCGCCGAATGAACTTCCCCCGCCCGCTGTCCCGCCTCGCACTTGCCGCATTCCTGACCTGGCCGTTGCTGGCCTCCGGAGGCGCGCCTGCTCCTGATGGAGGCGAGCTCTACCGGCAGCACTGCGCCATCTGCCACGGAGCCGAGGGGCAGGGGATCCCCGGCGTCTTCCCGCCGCTCGCCGGTTCCGACTTCCTGGAACATCAACGCGAGCGCGCGCTTAAGGCCCCGCTGGAGGGCCTCTTTGGCAAGATCACCGTGAACGGCCGCGAGTACCAGGGCGGCATGCCCCCCGTGATTCTGCAGGACGAGCAGATCGCCTCCGTCTTCGCCCATGTCTATGGCTCCTGGGGGAACAAAGGGGCCGCCCCCACAGTGGCGGAGATCAAGACCCTGCGCAGCCAGAGCAAGTACCCCACGTATGAGGCCCTCGTGGCCTCCATGGTGAGCAGCCAGCTTCCTGCCGCGCCCCAGGGCTGGACGCTCAAGGTCGCCGCGGAGTTCAGCTTCTCCCCCGTACGCCTCGCCACGCACCCGGACGGCGCGCACGTCCTCATCCTCGCCCAGAACGGCGACATCTGGCAGTGGAAGGTCGGCACGCAGGAGCAGAAACTGTTGTTTCCTCGGGACACGTACTTCGATCTCGCGCTGGGCGATGTCCTCGCCCTCGGCCTCACCGTGGACAAAGAGGGCCGCCTCTACGTCACCAGCAACCAGTGCAACAAGAAGAAGACCCCCGTGGCCAATGAGGTCACCGTCTTCCGCACGGGGGCGTGGGCTGCGGAGAAGGGCTGGACCAGGCCCGAGCCCTGGCTGCGCGTCACGTACCCCTTTGGCATCGGACCCTACAACCACGGTGTCTCCCACATCGCCCAGGGGCCCGACGGCATGATGTACATCAACAGTGGTGCCCGCACTGATGGCGGCGAGCCCGGGAAGCAGCCCAACTACGACACCGGCGGCGAAAACGAACTCACCGCCTGCATGTGGCGCGTGGACCCCACCCAGGACAAGCCGCAGGTGGAGGTGATCGCCCGCGGCCTGCGCAACAGCTTCGGCTTCTGCTGGGATGACGAAGGCCGCATGATCGCCACCGAGAACGGCCCCGATGCCGAAGCCCCGGAGGAGCTCAATGTCATCGAACCCGGCCAGCACTACGGCTTCCCCTACCAGTTTGCCGACTGGACCGAAAAGGCCTATCCCCACACCCCCGACCTCCCCGCCGGGATCGTCGTGAAGCAGCCCCTCCGCAATCTTGGCCCCGATGCCGGCGGCAGCGCGGAGAAGGGAAAGAGCCTCTCAACCTTCGACCCCCACTCCTGCCCCAGCGGCATCGTCTGGCTCGGCAAGGACTGGCCCGCCCCCCTGGGAGGTAGTTTCCTCGCCGCCCGGTTTGGGAATCTCATCAAAGCCGATGCCGGGTATGACGTCCTCCAGATGCGCCCAGACTTCGAAGCCGGCACCACCAGCGTGAAACGCCTGCTCGCTCCGCTGGGCAGGCCTATTGATCTGCTGAAACTCCCCGGGCACCGCTTGTTGATCGCGGAGTACTGCCGCGGGACGAATCTGGCAGCAGGGATCGGGACCCCCGGGCGAGTGTTGGCGCTGGAGCCAGTTCGGTAAGTGGTAAGTGGTAAGTGGTAAGTGGTAAGTGGTAAGGGGTAAGGGGTAAGTGGTAAGGGGTAAGGGGTGGAAATGCATTCAAGCAAC contains these protein-coding regions:
- a CDS encoding SMI1/KNR4 family protein; protein product: MYEPVLELEKRLGIRLPEDYRSFLVDHRDSFLDHARLFLPPRSGVVDSLLTADDILQNDDQKRIGIPEKSLMHIGGNLLGGYLYIDVSDGRFGQIHYMEGYEFREQFPSFSAFLDETQPEDA
- a CDS encoding GNAT family N-acetyltransferase — protein: MKAITDHPPETLPAVIRSAQPDDAPAVAELLATLGYPSPVASVAQRIIDCEASATTAVFVAASTQRIAGVASFHCIPLFHADGFLGRITSLVVAPTFRQRGIGRLLVAAAEEFARAHGCARIEVTSGDHRPDAHAFYEHLGYQLDCRRFIKHDRNA
- a CDS encoding metallophosphoesterase family protein → MPTFLHTADWQLGKPFARVEDDAKRALLQQERIEVLRRIGTLARERKAAFILVAGDLFDSTTPSKSTVAAACSAIREMGVPVYAIPGNHDHGGVGSVWTQPFFELTRQQLAPNLHLLLEPRPIELDSAILLPCPLLRRHEVTDPTAWLRNPELTDSLPADKPRIVLAHGSIQGFGSQEDDDELGAGSGTAAGIANFLDLTRLPAGSCDYLALGDWHGMKEITPGAWYAGTPERDRFPKGEGNQPGHVLCVTVERGSAPVVEPVATARFGWHQIEQEFRDDSDLEACAARVEELLAGRSGADLLRLELRGRLGMDAMTRLETLLELWQSRLLRLKLSNQTRLAPSDAEVEALTRRAGDPLISRVAMRLVARAAGADENAAAVARIALRELHAQTAGMPRALS
- a CDS encoding S24 family peptidase, translating into MAALAEKLDSAQEHATVVLTETEEMLSKRAKAILMMESGRDRGEICRELKLGNSELTRVRHRFLLLGLSGLHDVSSQPSYRPTATGMISRTVAPVLTPPRPVTAAVHPPAAPVGHSPIQAPPSTPMPHLRSDKMNAANAAGRFQALRALLGISRPQLAQWLGVTRQYITKIEGGMPPSKPVMLLVERLEEEARQNADLNGKPRDVEPVSRGFAIAGAALETLSRAQIASLQNSGGAHAAQPTRLTPRASGVQVEAPVFSARSVPLLAMHEAADLPTPAVAAHHGRQHLAFVVEDEQAFAVRINGEAMAPHYPEGCIAIICPGLPSRNGDLVLARLRDERGGGTILRLVHFIQDGESLVLTSTHAAYPPLTVQKEDLLWLAPVTVSLRHLR
- a CDS encoding AAA family ATPase; translation: MRFKSITVRNYRVHREVTVPLDPMLNVIGGPNEAGKSTLLEAARYALFLRARGGGETQRSMHSLTHPGGHPEVEIEFEIAGTDYRLAKRFSGASGTAVLTQAGGSTWQAEEAEEKLSALLGVEIISGRGAGEKVEQQWAHLLVSQGRSGSSPVEYANAQRDQLFTRLQSLGGAAVMQSETDAAVAGRFRDLVEEWFTKNGEPRVGSDFGRADIAVKQAEEAATQAAAQLRKLEEAAQQHQQAEAVLASAKPELERLRSELQAVTQQLSRVKELQQRQSTQQTAVLHAATTHENLQKGESEIEQLRTQVAQLREAMTPREQALATLKARVEETQKLAQDRESERHKLDATLREARLRADAARTQMEWLEKSQALEALRQRMEQVRTLAARQKEEEQALARLPQVDAAKLKSLRKLETDWMQADAALQAMATGIEVLASDQPIHLGGTPLAPGETRVVSSDAELGIGSGVKLRIHPGGGSSLVQAQQRREKARAALQDDLDQSGLDSVQAAVEVATQRQLKEGGIGALKAQLDGLGAGKIGRELAAAEQEEARVLAELERRRAACSDLPTVADLAGARALTATTGATLRELEIQETTLKGVLDASSRAAREAATQHDRQHQAHQAEKDQLTTREAQLAQMVKMHGDDAERTARLQEALTHRREFEEQLARTQRELTALQPDLLAGDELRLKRSIKIKDEAVSQAAIDQGASLQILRSEGTLDPHAAMAVADARLTEARRQREHARRRSQAVQLLHELFQEEQSSLARQFTQPLAEKVSGYLQCLFGPETTVQVKLGADNKFEGLEIVRPDRQSGALGFDVLSGGAREQVAAALRLAMAEVLAAGQPDKCLPLVFDDAFAYSDPGRVRTLQRMLDLAATRGLQVIVLTCNPADYATLGAREFRLPEPTRTASVPLAPIESTST